A genomic segment from Amycolatopsis camponoti encodes:
- a CDS encoding beta-1,3-glucanase family protein, with the protein MHIRRKLSAIVVTLVAFASTTVWGGVAEASGPALLPLSITNDTGRADPVHLYVLGVDLSSGKLGYVNAAGGFTAWGAGSTPPAPAPDVSIPGPGNGGTTTIQVPRGVSGRVYFSLGERLKFFLAPGGLVQPAPWAGGDANRDVLFDWSEFTYNDAGLWLNSSQVDMFAVPHTVSVTTGSGAVRSTGSLVPGGRDNVINGIKTQPGWAGSVQTRSDGTVLRVLAPGKAADAGQLGGGYLDSYISSAWNAYTGKVLTVVPFGDQPNTKYFGRTSGTTMNFTDGSGRQVASFAKPSSANVWGCDGALGAPNDQVVGPIARTLCAALNRGTLGRIDTQPGGTGADFYQSNPTNQYAKLVHASMADGKAYAFAFDDVGNFESLVNDGSPRAAGITLNSFTGGGSHPSGTRLISDWNGKCIDVPKRNFADGVHLQTFFCNNTVAQDWTFTGDTLRVPNNMCMDVAWGSRENGAAIQVATCSGNPAQQFVLNPAGDLVNPQSGKCVDIKAWNGDDRAPLILWDCHGGANQKWHRG; encoded by the coding sequence TTGCACATTCGAAGAAAGCTGTCCGCGATCGTCGTCACGCTGGTGGCGTTCGCGTCGACGACCGTGTGGGGCGGTGTCGCCGAGGCCTCCGGCCCCGCGCTCCTCCCCTTGTCCATCACCAACGACACCGGTCGCGCGGACCCGGTCCACCTCTACGTCCTCGGCGTGGACCTGAGCAGCGGCAAGCTGGGATACGTCAACGCGGCCGGCGGCTTCACCGCTTGGGGCGCCGGCAGCACTCCCCCGGCTCCGGCACCCGACGTCTCCATCCCCGGCCCGGGCAACGGCGGCACCACGACCATCCAGGTTCCCCGCGGCGTCTCCGGTCGCGTCTACTTCTCCCTCGGCGAGCGCCTGAAGTTCTTCCTCGCCCCGGGTGGTCTGGTCCAGCCCGCGCCCTGGGCAGGCGGTGACGCCAACCGCGACGTCCTGTTCGACTGGAGCGAGTTCACCTACAACGACGCCGGCCTGTGGCTCAACAGCTCCCAAGTGGACATGTTCGCCGTGCCGCACACGGTGAGCGTGACCACGGGATCCGGCGCCGTGAGGTCGACCGGCTCGCTGGTCCCGGGCGGCCGCGACAACGTCATCAACGGCATCAAGACCCAGCCCGGCTGGGCCGGGTCGGTCCAGACCCGCTCGGACGGCACGGTGCTGCGCGTCCTGGCCCCGGGCAAGGCGGCGGACGCCGGACAGCTCGGCGGCGGCTACCTCGACTCCTACATCTCGTCGGCGTGGAACGCCTACACCGGCAAGGTGCTGACCGTCGTCCCCTTCGGCGACCAGCCGAACACCAAGTACTTCGGCCGCACGTCCGGCACCACCATGAACTTCACCGACGGCAGCGGCCGGCAGGTGGCGTCGTTCGCCAAGCCGTCCTCGGCGAACGTCTGGGGCTGCGACGGCGCCCTCGGCGCGCCCAACGACCAGGTCGTCGGCCCGATCGCGCGCACGCTGTGCGCCGCGCTCAACCGCGGCACGCTGGGCCGGATCGACACCCAGCCCGGCGGCACCGGCGCCGACTTCTACCAGAGCAACCCGACCAACCAGTACGCGAAGCTGGTGCACGCGAGCATGGCCGACGGCAAGGCCTACGCGTTCGCCTTCGACGACGTCGGCAACTTCGAGTCCCTGGTGAACGACGGGAGCCCCCGGGCCGCGGGCATCACCCTGAACAGCTTCACCGGCGGCGGGTCGCACCCGTCCGGCACCCGGCTGATCAGCGACTGGAACGGCAAGTGCATCGACGTGCCGAAGCGGAACTTCGCCGACGGCGTCCACCTGCAAACGTTCTTCTGCAACAACACCGTCGCCCAGGACTGGACGTTCACCGGCGACACACTGCGCGTCCCGAACAACATGTGCATGGACGTCGCCTGGGGCTCGCGTGAGAACGGCGCGGCCATCCAGGTCGCCACCTGCAGCGGCAACCCCGCGCAGCAGTTCGTCTTGAACCCGGCCGGCGATCTCGTGAACCCGCAGTCCGGCAAGTGCGTCGACATCAAGGCGTGGAACGGCGACGACCGGGCACCCCTCATCCTGTGGGACTGCCACGGTGGCGCGAACCAGAAGTGGCACCGGGGCTGA
- a CDS encoding FAD-dependent monooxygenase, with protein sequence MTVRVPVLISGGGIAGLTAALLLRREGVDPVLVEKHAGVSPQPKARRFNPRSTEVFRLLGLAGEVAEASAPLASFTEVLTGPTLAAARVREMTGTMRERRLQQARIPELSPGPNVLCPQVVLEPILRRAAEERGVSVRLGTELVSFTQDDGGVTALLKPADGEPYELTADYLIAADGARSPIGTALGIPRSGHGHLADNLDLYFRADLTELVREKPFNLCEIDNPVASGAFLSVNGTDRWLFSTADFPEAHTLGDGDWHDLLRIVTGIPDLEVELIGRSPWESAMRVADRFRDGRVFLVGDAAHMMPPMAAAGANTAIADAANLAWKLAAVLAGQAAPALLDTYHAERRPAGYAIAEASSTVRGHVGDMLAAFTKPDSRHDDLPATMFGTQYPEGAFVPDGRGPAPVDHYAPAGRPGTRVPHAWLDARTSTVDLAGPGLTLLTGPDNGRWTTEAVRLGLRLATVSHQHWLAEVCLPADGALLLRPDIIVAWHSACGTPLAEAVTRVLGTVAIPA encoded by the coding sequence ATGACGGTTCGTGTTCCTGTTCTGATCAGCGGTGGCGGCATTGCCGGACTGACCGCCGCCCTGCTGCTGCGGCGCGAAGGGGTGGATCCGGTGCTGGTCGAGAAGCACGCCGGTGTGTCGCCGCAGCCGAAGGCGCGCCGGTTCAACCCGCGCAGCACCGAAGTGTTCCGCCTGCTCGGACTGGCGGGGGAGGTCGCCGAGGCGAGTGCGCCATTGGCGTCGTTCACCGAGGTCCTGACCGGTCCGACGCTGGCCGCCGCCCGGGTCCGGGAAATGACCGGCACCATGCGGGAACGGCGGCTGCAGCAGGCGAGGATTCCCGAGCTGAGCCCGGGACCGAACGTCTTGTGCCCGCAGGTCGTGCTGGAGCCGATCCTGCGCCGGGCCGCCGAAGAACGGGGCGTGTCCGTGCGGCTGGGCACCGAACTGGTGTCCTTCACCCAAGACGACGGCGGGGTGACCGCGCTGCTGAAGCCGGCGGACGGCGAGCCGTACGAGCTGACCGCGGACTACCTGATCGCCGCCGACGGCGCCCGCAGTCCCATCGGCACGGCACTGGGCATCCCGCGCAGCGGCCACGGTCATCTCGCCGACAACCTCGATCTCTACTTCCGTGCCGATCTCACCGAGCTGGTGCGGGAAAAGCCGTTCAACCTGTGCGAGATCGACAACCCGGTGGCCTCGGGCGCCTTCCTCTCGGTCAACGGCACGGACCGCTGGCTGTTCTCGACGGCCGACTTCCCCGAGGCGCATACGCTCGGCGACGGCGACTGGCACGACCTCCTGCGCATCGTGACCGGCATCCCGGATCTCGAAGTCGAGCTGATCGGCCGGTCGCCCTGGGAGTCGGCGATGCGCGTGGCCGACCGGTTCCGCGACGGCCGCGTGTTCCTGGTGGGCGACGCCGCGCACATGATGCCCCCGATGGCCGCGGCCGGCGCCAACACCGCCATCGCCGACGCGGCCAACCTCGCCTGGAAGCTCGCGGCCGTACTGGCCGGACAGGCGGCGCCCGCCCTCCTCGACACCTACCACGCCGAACGCCGTCCGGCCGGCTACGCGATCGCCGAAGCCTCCAGCACGGTCCGCGGGCACGTCGGCGACATGCTGGCCGCCTTCACCAAGCCCGACAGCCGGCACGACGACCTGCCGGCCACGATGTTCGGCACCCAGTACCCAGAAGGCGCTTTCGTGCCCGACGGCCGCGGCCCCGCGCCCGTCGACCACTACGCCCCGGCGGGCCGTCCCGGCACGCGCGTTCCCCACGCCTGGCTCGACGCCAGGACGTCCACTGTGGACCTCGCCGGGCCCGGCCTGACCCTGCTCACCGGCCCGGACAACGGACGCTGGACCACTGAGGCAGTTCGTCTCGGGTTGCGCCTGGCCACGGTGTCGCACCAGCACTGGCTCGCCGAGGTCTGCCTGCCCGCCGACGGCGCTCTGCTGCTGCGCCCGGACATCATCGTCGCCTGGCACTCGGCATGCGGCACGCCACTCGCCGAGGCAGTGACCCGAGTGCTCGGCACCGTGGCCATCCCCGCATGA
- a CDS encoding TetR/AcrR family transcriptional regulator, with product MTTGMGRRERKKAATRQALADAALRLFLERGYDNVGVREIADAADVSTTTLQKHFPSKESLVFDRDADIEEALIAAVRDRAPGTSALAALREHTVARVERGAAADGASEFMTLVRGTPALSEYWHRMWMRHEDALSHVLAAETGAPETDPGCAALAHFALETSALAIRSEDPARTVEAAFALLEHGWRASPR from the coding sequence ATGACGACCGGGATGGGCAGGCGGGAGCGCAAGAAGGCGGCTACCCGCCAGGCGCTGGCCGACGCGGCCCTGCGGCTGTTCCTCGAACGCGGCTACGACAACGTGGGCGTCCGCGAGATCGCCGACGCCGCCGACGTGTCCACCACGACCCTGCAGAAACACTTCCCCAGCAAGGAATCCCTCGTCTTCGACCGGGACGCCGACATCGAGGAGGCCCTGATCGCCGCCGTGCGCGACCGCGCGCCGGGCACTTCAGCGCTCGCCGCGCTGCGCGAACACACGGTGGCCCGCGTCGAGCGCGGCGCCGCTGCCGACGGGGCGTCGGAGTTCATGACCCTCGTGCGCGGCACGCCGGCACTGAGCGAGTACTGGCACCGGATGTGGATGCGGCACGAGGACGCGCTCAGCCACGTCCTCGCCGCCGAAACCGGCGCCCCCGAAACCGATCCCGGATGCGCCGCACTCGCCCACTTCGCCCTGGAAACCTCGGCACTCGCCATCCGTTCCGAAGATCCGGCCCGCACCGTCGAAGCCGCGTTCGCCCTCCTCGAACACGGCTGGCGCGCCTCACCACGCTGA
- a CDS encoding TetR/AcrR family transcriptional regulator has translation MSSASYNSPRRREAAAQTRQAILDAARRLFAERGYAATTIQEIAAAARVATATVYASVGGKPRLLDELVSSAAGDTRLQEAADRVTTAANPGEVLRGCVAAARFGAQEYADIFELMLTTKHTDEGTAAAAAGAAQGFRGGLGLVATRLRDLGALPGTTGDAVDVLAYFLGYPSWRRLVDDFGWSYPRAETWLVSRIAEALRIDLLGDARQTEASGPAQ, from the coding sequence GTGTCCTCCGCCTCGTACAATTCGCCGCGCCGCCGGGAGGCCGCCGCGCAGACGCGGCAGGCCATCCTCGACGCCGCGCGCCGGCTGTTCGCCGAGCGCGGTTACGCCGCGACCACCATCCAGGAGATCGCCGCGGCCGCGCGCGTGGCGACGGCGACGGTGTACGCGAGCGTGGGCGGAAAGCCGCGGTTGCTGGACGAGCTGGTCTCCAGCGCCGCGGGTGACACCCGCCTGCAGGAGGCAGCCGACCGCGTCACCACGGCCGCGAACCCCGGCGAAGTCCTCCGCGGCTGCGTAGCGGCCGCCCGGTTCGGCGCTCAGGAGTACGCCGACATCTTCGAGCTGATGCTCACCACGAAACACACCGACGAGGGGACCGCGGCCGCCGCGGCCGGCGCCGCGCAGGGCTTTCGCGGCGGTCTCGGCTTGGTCGCCACGCGTCTGCGGGACCTGGGCGCCCTACCGGGAACGACCGGCGACGCGGTCGACGTGCTGGCGTACTTCCTGGGCTACCCGTCTTGGCGCCGCCTGGTCGACGACTTCGGCTGGAGCTACCCGAGGGCGGAGACATGGCTGGTGAGCCGGATCGCGGAGGCGCTCCGGATCGACCTCCTCGGCGACGCGCGTCAAACCGAAGCGAGCGGACCCGCGCAGTAG
- a CDS encoding glycosyltransferase, giving the protein MRILLSTVPAHGHLFPLLPLGRALAARGHQVGVLTSGALAPAVDNEPLELVAAGPAMDAVFAESARRSGDDGTTVPTFAMVATLFADVRVGLAGAESLRAAREWRPDVVVHEATDLIGPLVAAALDVPLLTHALGPGHPPELLKAFAEAAAPRWAELGVDAPVEAVGGRYLDICPPALQFPGWLPPADRVPLRPEPHTVLPSGPPVFDSPAPGRGRVLVTFGTHFTAPEIVSPVVRGLTGQGFEVAVTVGLGRSAADYGLPEEVRLVPFTPMARLLSHVDVMVTHGGAGSVLSGLSRGLPLVVVPQAADQFVQAELAAAGGVGVAVRPGEDLADALERATDPAVRERARSVAAEIAALPDAAALAESFPALVEAR; this is encoded by the coding sequence ATGCGAATCCTCTTGTCGACTGTGCCCGCGCACGGCCACTTGTTCCCCCTGCTGCCGTTGGGGCGGGCCTTGGCTGCACGCGGCCACCAGGTCGGCGTCCTGACCTCCGGTGCCTTGGCACCCGCGGTGGACAACGAGCCTCTCGAGCTGGTCGCCGCGGGCCCGGCCATGGACGCGGTGTTCGCCGAGTCCGCGCGCCGCAGCGGTGACGACGGCACGACGGTGCCCACCTTCGCGATGGTCGCGACCTTGTTCGCCGACGTCCGGGTCGGCCTGGCCGGCGCCGAATCCCTGCGCGCCGCGCGGGAATGGCGGCCGGACGTGGTGGTGCACGAAGCCACCGACCTGATCGGCCCGCTGGTCGCGGCCGCGCTCGACGTCCCGCTGCTGACCCACGCACTCGGCCCCGGCCACCCACCCGAGCTGCTGAAAGCCTTCGCCGAGGCGGCCGCGCCGCGGTGGGCCGAACTCGGTGTCGACGCTCCCGTCGAGGCGGTCGGCGGGAGGTACCTGGACATCTGCCCGCCCGCGCTGCAGTTCCCGGGCTGGCTGCCGCCCGCCGACCGGGTGCCGCTGCGCCCCGAACCGCACACGGTCCTCCCGTCGGGGCCGCCGGTCTTCGACTCGCCCGCCCCGGGACGCGGGCGGGTGCTGGTCACCTTCGGCACGCACTTCACGGCGCCCGAAATCGTTTCGCCGGTTGTGCGGGGACTGACGGGACAGGGCTTCGAGGTCGCGGTCACCGTCGGCCTCGGTCGCTCCGCGGCCGACTACGGCCTCCCGGAGGAGGTGCGGCTGGTCCCGTTCACCCCGATGGCCCGGCTGTTGTCCCATGTGGACGTCATGGTCACGCACGGCGGCGCCGGCAGTGTGCTGTCCGGCCTCTCGCGGGGGCTGCCGCTGGTCGTGGTGCCCCAGGCCGCCGACCAGTTCGTCCAAGCCGAACTCGCCGCCGCCGGCGGCGTGGGGGTCGCCGTCCGCCCGGGCGAGGATCTCGCTGACGCCCTCGAGCGGGCCACCGACCCGGCGGTGCGCGAGCGCGCTCGCTCGGTGGCCGCCGAAATCGCGGCGCTACCGGACGCGGCGGCGCTGGCCGAGTCATTCCCCGCACTGGTGGAGGCGCGCTGA
- a CDS encoding nitroreductase/quinone reductase family protein — MADRYSDPDMGSWNAKITAEFRAGHGKVGGVFADVPLLLLTTVGARSGREFTTPLGYLPDGDRRIIFATNGGQARNPAWYHNLLAQPQVRIEVGTGTQIEEYVCTATVLTGAERDAFWNEQESRAPVFAEYKSKTDRLIPVIALA, encoded by the coding sequence ATGGCCGATCGGTACAGCGACCCGGACATGGGGTCGTGGAACGCGAAGATCACGGCCGAGTTCCGCGCCGGCCACGGCAAGGTCGGCGGCGTGTTCGCCGACGTCCCGCTGCTGCTACTCACCACCGTCGGCGCGCGCAGCGGCCGCGAGTTCACCACGCCGCTGGGCTACTTGCCCGACGGTGACCGCCGGATCATCTTCGCCACCAACGGCGGTCAGGCGCGTAACCCGGCGTGGTACCACAACCTGCTGGCGCAGCCGCAGGTGCGCATCGAGGTCGGCACCGGAACCCAGATCGAGGAGTACGTCTGCACCGCGACGGTGCTGACCGGCGCCGAACGTGACGCGTTCTGGAACGAGCAGGAGTCCCGCGCGCCGGTCTTCGCCGAGTACAAGAGCAAAACGGATCGGCTGATCCCGGTCATCGCCTTGGCGTAG